The following are from one region of the Capsicum annuum cultivar UCD-10X-F1 chromosome 1, UCD10Xv1.1, whole genome shotgun sequence genome:
- the LOC124897795 gene encoding uncharacterized mitochondrial protein AtMg00810-like, which translates to MKDLGEPKFFLGIEFSKSKRGIHMCQRKYTLELVFELGVSSGKPTSTPMEFNHKLTSVEFDKIVKVSNENDPQLVDKGLGLFMPINGNNKLTAYCDSDWGSYVESRKSVTRYLVKFGEALISWKSKKQNIVSRSSTEAEFKSMATIVAEVTWLTGPYKELGVTVTLPFQMFCDSKAAIQIATHPIFHKTSEKVM; encoded by the exons atgaaagatcttggagaacCTAAGTTCTTTCTTGGAATTGAGTTTTCCAAGTCTAAGAGAGGTATACACATGTGTCAAAGGAAGTATACACTGGAGCTGGTGTTTGAACTAGGTGTATCTAGTGGTAAACCTACTTCTACACCAATGGAGTTCAATCACAAATTAACCTCAGTGGAGTTTGACAAAATAGTGAAGGTCTCTAATGAGAATGATCCACAGCTAGTAGATAAAG GACTGGGACTCTTTATGCCTATTAATGGGAACAATAAGTTGACTGCATACTGTGACTCTGATTGGGGTTCTTATGTGGAATCAAGAAAGTCTGTTACTCGTTATCTAGTGAAGTTTGGAGAAGCCTTGATTTCTtggaagtcaaagaaacaaaatatagTATCCAGGAGCTCTACTGAAGCAGAATTTAAAAGCATGGCAACAATAGTTGCTGAAGTCACTTGGCTTACTGGACCATACAAGGAGCTAGGAGTCACTGTTACATTACCTTTTCAGATGTTTTGTGACAGCAAAGCTGCCATCCAAATAGCTACTCATCCCATATTCCACAAAACATCTGAAAAGGTAATGTGA